A stretch of the Elephas maximus indicus isolate mEleMax1 chromosome 3, mEleMax1 primary haplotype, whole genome shotgun sequence genome encodes the following:
- the CIART gene encoding circadian-associated transcriptional repressor, which produces MGRFERGLSSFQQSVAMDRIQRIVGVLQKPQMGERYLGTLLQVEGMLKTWFPHIAAQRSLLGDNRHQLTKPLPSHHTNLAVSSPAPPMAKMNQTQLGHLVLKQKQPWHLTEWPAMDLTWIHTTPICNPPLSSPGSISLSHGPLGTATSIGVILFLQHGVQPFTHSAPATPVPPPTTSPVTPGDTKKLSGEGPHCHSSL; this is translated from the exons ATGGGTCGCTTTGAGAGAG GATTGAGCAGTTTCCAGCAGAGTGTGGCAATGGACAGGATTCAACGTATTGTAGGTGTTTTGCAGAAGCCACAGATGGG GGAGCGTTATCTAGGAACCCTGCTGCAGGTAGAAGGGATGTTAAAGACTTGGTTTCCTCATATAGCTGCCCAGAGGTCATTGTTGGGTGATAACAGGCACCAGCTGACCAAG CCTTTGCCAAGCCACCACACTAATCTAGCTGTTTCATCTCCTGCACCTCCCATGGCAAAGATGAACCAGACACAGCTTGGGCATCTAGTTTTGAAACAGAAGCAGCCTTGGCACCTTACAGAATGGCCAGCCATGGACCTCACCTGGATCCACACAACTCCAATTTGCAACCCCCCCCTCAGTTCCCCAGGTTCCATCTCCTTGAGCCACGGTCCTTTAGGCACTGCAACCAGTATTGGTGTCATCCTTTTTCTCCAGCATGGAGTGCAGCCCTTCACGCATTCTGCCCCAGCCACCCCAGTTCCACCTCCTACAACATCTCCTGTCACCCCTGGTGATACTAAGAAATtatctggagaaggacctcactgCCACAGTTCACTGTGA
- the APH1A gene encoding gamma-secretase subunit APH-1A, which translates to MGAAVFFGCTFVAFGPAFALFLITVAGDPLRVIILVAGAFFWLVSLLLASVVWFILVHVTDRSNARLQYGLLIFGAAVSVLLQEVFRFAYYKLLKKADEGLASLSEDGRSPISIRQMAYVSGLSFGIISGVFSVINILADALGPGVVGIHGDSPYYFLTSAFLTAAIILLHTFWGVVFFDACERRRYWALGLVVGSHLLTSGLTFLNPWYEASLLPIYAVTVSMGLWAFITAGGSLRSIQHSLSCRRQEDSRVMVYSALRIPPED; encoded by the exons ATGGGGGCCGCAGTGTTTTTCGGATGCACTTTCGTTGCGTTTGGCCCGGCGTTTGCGCTTTTCTTGATCACAGTGGCTGGGGACCCGCTTCGCGTTATCATCTTGGTCGCGGG GGCATTTTTCTGGCTGGTCTCTCTGCTCTTAGCCTCTGTGGTCTGGTTCATCTTGGTTCATGTGACTGACCGGTCAAATGCCCGGCTCCAGTATGGCCTCCTGATTTTTGGTGCTGCAGTCTCTGTCCTTCTGCAGGAGGTGTTCCGTTTTGCTTACTACAAGCTGCTTAA GAAGGCAGATGAGGGGTTAGCATCGCTGAGTGAGGACGGAAGATCACCCATCTCCATCCGACAGATGGCCTACG TTTCTGGTCTCTCCTTCGGTATCATCAGTGGTGTCTTCTCTGTTATCAATATTTTGGCTGATGCACTTGGGCCAGGTGTGGTTGGGATCCATGGAGACTCACCCTATTACTTCCTGACCTCAG CCTTTCTGACGGCTGCCATTATCCTGCTCCATACCTTTTGGGGAGTTGTGTTCTTTGATGCCTGTGAGAGAAGACGGTACTGGGCTTTGGGCCTAGTGGTTGGGAGTCACCTACTGACATCAGGACTG ACATTCCTGAACCCCTGGTACGAGGCCAGCCTGCTGCCCATCTATGCAGTTACTGTTTCCATGGGACTGTGGGCCTTCATCACAGCCGGAGGGTCCCTCCGAAGTATCCAGCACAGCCTCTCGT GCCGACGGCAGGAGGACAGTCGGGTGATGGTGTATTCTGCCCTGCGCATCCCACCCGAGGACTGA
- the C3H1orf54 gene encoding uncharacterized protein C1orf54 homolog isoform X5, with protein sequence MDVLFVAILAVPLILGQEYENEEILEEDDYYQVIYYYTVTPNYDDLGANFTVDYSVFESEDRLNRLDKDVTEAVETNINLETERQDHLKPVTRKPVTMEPQSPDLNDAVSSLQSPVPLILSWALIQGGIYFT encoded by the exons ATGGATGTCCTCTTTGTAGCCATCCTTGCTGTGCCACTTATCCTGG GACAAGAGTATGAGAATGAAGAAATACTGGAAGAGGATGATTATTATCAGGTGATCTACTACTACACTGTCACCCCCAATTACG ATGACCTTGGTGCAAATTTCACCGTTGATTACTCCGTGTTTGAGTCAGAGGACAGGCTG AACAGGTTGGATAAGGACGTAACGGAAGCAGTAGAGACTAACATTAATCTTGAGACAGAACGTCAAGACCATTTGAAGCCTGTAACAAGGAAACCAGTGACTATGGAACCA CAGAGTCCAGATCTGAATGATGCTGTGTCCAGTCTGCAGAGTCCTGTTCCCCTCATCCTGTCCTGGGCCCTCATTCAGGGGGGGATATATTTCACATAG
- the C3H1orf54 gene encoding uncharacterized protein C1orf54 homolog isoform X1 yields MDVLFVAILAVPLILGQEYENEEILEEDDYYQVIYYYTVTPNYDDLGANFTVDYSVFESEDRLNRLDKDVTEAVETNINLETERQDHLKPVTRKPVTMEPSPDLNDAVSSLQSPVPLILSWALIQGGIYFT; encoded by the exons ATGGATGTCCTCTTTGTAGCCATCCTTGCTGTGCCACTTATCCTGG GACAAGAGTATGAGAATGAAGAAATACTGGAAGAGGATGATTATTATCAGGTGATCTACTACTACACTGTCACCCCCAATTACG ATGACCTTGGTGCAAATTTCACCGTTGATTACTCCGTGTTTGAGTCAGAGGACAGGCTG AACAGGTTGGATAAGGACGTAACGGAAGCAGTAGAGACTAACATTAATCTTGAGACAGAACGTCAAGACCATTTGAAGCCTGTAACAAGGAAACCAGTGACTATGGAACCA AGTCCAGATCTGAATGATGCTGTGTCCAGTCTGCAGAGTCCTGTTCCCCTCATCCTGTCCTGGGCCCTCATTCAGGGGGGGATATATTTCACATAG
- the C3H1orf54 gene encoding uncharacterized protein C1orf54 homolog isoform X4, whose amino-acid sequence MSRKLSYSAQSRMDVLFVAILAVPLILGQEYENEEILEEDDYYQVIYYYTVTPNYDDLGANFTVDYSVFESEDRLNRLDKDVTEAVETNINLETERQDHLKPVTRKPVTMEPQSPDLNDAVSSLQSPVPLILSWALIQGGIYFT is encoded by the exons ATGTCCAGGAAGTTGAG CTATAGTGCACAATCCAGAATGGATGTCCTCTTTGTAGCCATCCTTGCTGTGCCACTTATCCTGG GACAAGAGTATGAGAATGAAGAAATACTGGAAGAGGATGATTATTATCAGGTGATCTACTACTACACTGTCACCCCCAATTACG ATGACCTTGGTGCAAATTTCACCGTTGATTACTCCGTGTTTGAGTCAGAGGACAGGCTG AACAGGTTGGATAAGGACGTAACGGAAGCAGTAGAGACTAACATTAATCTTGAGACAGAACGTCAAGACCATTTGAAGCCTGTAACAAGGAAACCAGTGACTATGGAACCA CAGAGTCCAGATCTGAATGATGCTGTGTCCAGTCTGCAGAGTCCTGTTCCCCTCATCCTGTCCTGGGCCCTCATTCAGGGGGGGATATATTTCACATAG
- the C3H1orf54 gene encoding uncharacterized protein C1orf54 homolog isoform X2, producing the protein MDVLFVAILAVPLILGQEYENEEILEEDDYYQVIYYYTVTPNYDDLGANFTVDYSVFESEDRLNRLDKDVTEAVETNINLETERQDHLKPVTRKPVTMEPLLLPGSLASWTLGPLHLRLPCTPLCQ; encoded by the exons ATGGATGTCCTCTTTGTAGCCATCCTTGCTGTGCCACTTATCCTGG GACAAGAGTATGAGAATGAAGAAATACTGGAAGAGGATGATTATTATCAGGTGATCTACTACTACACTGTCACCCCCAATTACG ATGACCTTGGTGCAAATTTCACCGTTGATTACTCCGTGTTTGAGTCAGAGGACAGGCTG AACAGGTTGGATAAGGACGTAACGGAAGCAGTAGAGACTAACATTAATCTTGAGACAGAACGTCAAGACCATTTGAAGCCTGTAACAAGGAAACCAGTGACTATGGAACCA cttctgcttcctggttcgtTGGCCTCTTGGACCCTTGGGCCTCTTCACCTGCGTCTGCcctgcaccccactctgccagtaa
- the C3H1orf54 gene encoding uncharacterized protein C1orf54 homolog isoform X3 → MDVLFVAILAVPLILGQEYENEEILEEDDYYQVIYYYTVTPNYDDLGANFTVDYSVFESEDRLNRLDKDVTEAVETNINLETERQDHLKPVTRKPVTMEPEREGWYNSLDGNLGEGNLKIK, encoded by the exons ATGGATGTCCTCTTTGTAGCCATCCTTGCTGTGCCACTTATCCTGG GACAAGAGTATGAGAATGAAGAAATACTGGAAGAGGATGATTATTATCAGGTGATCTACTACTACACTGTCACCCCCAATTACG ATGACCTTGGTGCAAATTTCACCGTTGATTACTCCGTGTTTGAGTCAGAGGACAGGCTG AACAGGTTGGATAAGGACGTAACGGAAGCAGTAGAGACTAACATTAATCTTGAGACAGAACGTCAAGACCATTTGAAGCCTGTAACAAGGAAACCAGTGACTATGGAACCA gaaAGAGAAGGCTGGTACAACTCTTTGGATGGGAATTTGGGAGAAGGAAATTTgaagataaaataa
- the CA14 gene encoding carbonic anhydrase 14, with translation MLFFNLLLEVIWILAADGGQHWTYEGPHGQDHWPASYPECGGNAQSPIDIQTDSVTFDPELPVLQPHGYDQPGTEPLDLHNNGHTVQLSLPPTLYLEGFPRRYVAAQLHLHWGQKGSPGGSEHQINSEATAAELHIVHYDSDSYDNLNEAAQRPQGLAVLGILIEVGETKNPAYEHILSHLHEIRHKDQKTSVPPFNMRELLPPQLGRFFRYNGSLTTPPCYQSVLWTVFSGRAQISMGQLEKLQETLFSTEEEPSKLLVQNYRAPQPLNQRSVFASFIQVGSIYTTGEMLGLGVGILAGCLCLLLAVYFIVRKIRKKRLRNQKSVVFTSAQATTEA, from the exons ATGCTGTTCTTCAACCTCCTGCTAGAGGTGATTTGGATCCTGGCTGCAGATGGGG GTCAACACTGGACTTACGAGG GCCCACATGGTCAGGATCATTGGCCAGCCTCTTACCCTGAATGTGGAGGCAATGCCCAGTCCCCCATCGACATTCAGACAGACAGTGTGACATTTGACCCTGAGTTGCCTGTTCTGCAGCCTCATGGATATGACCAGCCTGGCACTGAGCCTCTGGACTTACACAATAATGGCCACACAG TGCAACTCTCTCTGCCCCCTACGCTGTACTTGGAAGGATTTCCCCGAAGATATGTAGCTGCTCAACTCCACTTGCACTGGGGTCAGAAAGGGTCCCCAGGGGGGTCAGAGCATCAGATCAACAGTGAAGCCACAGCTGCAGAG CTCCACATTGTACATTATGACTCTGATTCCTATGACAACTTGAATGAGGCTGCTCAGAGGCCTCAGGGCCTGGCTGTCCTGGGCATCTTAATTGAG gtgggagagaccaagaaTCCAGCGTATGAGCACATTCTGAGTCACTTGCATGAAATCAGGCACAAAG ATCAGAAGACCTCAGTGCCTCCCTTCAACATGAGAGAGCTGCTCCCCCCACAGCTGGGGCGGTTCTTCCGTTACAATGGCTCGCTAACCACGCCCCCTTGCTACCAGAGTGTGCTCTGGACAGTCTTCAGTGGAAGGGCCCAGATTTCGATGGGCCAG CTGGAAAAGCTTCAGGAGACATTGTTTTCCACTGAAGAGGAGCCCTCCAAGCTCCTGGTACAGAACTACCGAGCTCCCCAGCCTCTCAATCAGCGATCGGTCTTTGCTTCTTTCATTCAAG TGGGATCCATATATACCACAG GTGAAATGCTGGGTCTAGGTGTGGGAATCTTGGCTGGCTGTCTCTGCCTTCTGCTGGCTGTTTATTTCATTGTTAGAAAGATTCG GAAGAAGAGGCTGAGAAACCAGAAAAGTGTAGTCTTCACCTCAGCACAAGCCACCACTGAAGCATAG